A stretch of DNA from Leguminivora glycinivorella isolate SPB_JAAS2020 chromosome 12, LegGlyc_1.1, whole genome shotgun sequence:
TGAACATGACAGTATATGTTAAACAGATAGGAAAAAGGGTAACAAGCCCTAGTTATAAAACAGATAAAATATCAgttaaaataatacatacatcaTAAAACGTTGGCAGCTTATAATCAACAAGAATGTCATCCACCTTGTCTACAATTTTCAGCAGATACTTGTTACTGAAGTGATCAACTGCTAAAGACACAAATGTCCTGCTCTTCTCCTCATTGCAATATATCTTTACACTTTTAAAACCCAAATCAAAGCTGtaataaacaatataaacattaaaacacTGGAATGATATTTAAGATTGTAATAtcaatttttaacaaataattgtgagtgtgtttcTGTTCACTTTGTTTAGTAACACATCCCACTTCCTCCCTTACCATAAACATGAGATTtgtttgtatctttatatgaataaactgacatcGCGGCTTTATGGTAACggacaaagtgggatgttttaaTAAACACATATGACTTGTTTTGTTGCTTAAGTTGTTCACTGCCACATGAGGCACATGTGAgcaatttattatgtaaaattacaaatgatattataagttataagtcaGATCAAAGTTTTTCAGTCtttataagttattttaatACCAAATTCATAACCTTACCTGTCTATACCATCAACCGCATCTTGCAAAGACTTGGTAAATGGAGTTATCAGATGGTACATCAAAGTCACAGTTCTTGATAAACTTATGTGAAAGTCTTCACACACATGCAAATCACTGCCAGGACATTCAGCTACAAATCTGCTTATTAGTGTTGTCAAATTTTCTTCCTCGGGATCTgtaagtataatttaataataacctaaccacaaaattaaaataacaaaaaaaaaccaacctagtagaccgattttcatgaaacatggctaagaacactcccaactaattcagctttcaaacaaaaaataaactaaatctaaattgcttcatccgttagggagctacgatgccacatacagacacgtcgaacttataacaccccgtcgtttttacgtcgggggttaaaaatgttacaaATTTTCAATGTAATAAATTGAAGATCAGAAATCAAATATTTGCTTGGTTAAAAAACAGAAAATACATACATCTTATATAAACATAGGATGCCCAGTTTCCTCTCTTATGGGGAAAGGATCGAGTGCGTCCTTTGTGTAGGTCGGGGTCATCTACATGGTCCTCTGTCCCGACCACAGGGACATTCCTCAAATTTGGCGTAGGTAACTTTACCCTGaaaatgattatttatttacttacagaaTAAAAAAAGCTGGTTATATATATTAAAAGATTTGATTTATTCTTAAAAGTTAAATTGTTTACGTTATTACGTACTTCTCGGAGCTTACGATATTCTCCCCTGAATATGCGTCACTATCGTCCGAACTGGATCCGTAGTCACCAATATAAGACAAACCAGACATGGGAGCTCatctaaattataatttattcgtgaatTATCATTGCTACCA
This window harbors:
- the LOC125231712 gene encoding U6 snRNA phosphodiesterase 1; the encoded protein is MSGLSYIGDYGSSSDDSDAYSGENIVSSEKVKLPTPNLRNVPVVGTEDHVDDPDLHKGRTRSFPHKRGNWASYVYIRYPEEENLTTLISRFVAECPGSDLHVCEDFHISLSRTVTLMYHLITPFTKSLQDAVDGIDSFDLGFKSVKIYCNEEKSRTFVSLAVDHFSNKYLLKIVDKVDDILVDYKLPTFYDNPSLHMSILWANGDKKAELTSVLDNLNNILYQEVEKCLKTVTVDRVNCKIGNKFYQFTLQ